A genomic window from Glycine max cultivar Williams 82 chromosome 17, Glycine_max_v4.0, whole genome shotgun sequence includes:
- the LOC100306591 gene encoding uncharacterized protein LOC100306591, producing the protein MGNCQAVDTATLVIQQPNGKVERLYWPVSASEVMKTNPDHYVALLISTTLCSSKDNENRSNKSDNTNTTNPVRLTRIKLLKPTDTLVLGQVYRLISAQEVMKGLWAKKQAKMKRNLSDSAQKPNLMKERTDKSARGSEPEDNQETKAERHGSRTTSTNNASSATAKSRTWQPSLKSISEAAS; encoded by the exons ATGGGAAATTGCCAAGCCGTTGACACTGCAACTCTAGTGATTCAGCAACCCAATGGGAAAGTAGAAAGGTTGTATTGGCCTGTAAGTGCTAGTGAAGTGATGAAGACCAACCCTGATCACTATGTTGCTCTTCTTATCTCCACCACATTGTGCTCATCCAAGGACAATGAAAATCGCTCAAATAAGAGTGACAACACCAACACCACCAACCCTGTTCGCCTTACCCGCATCAAGCTTCTCAAGCCAACAGATACCCTTGTGCTTGGCCAAGTTTATAGACTAATCTCAGCTCAAG AGGTTATGAAGGGTCTTTGGGCAAAGAAACAAGCAAAGATGAAGAGAAACTTGTCAGATTCAGCACAAAAGCCAAATCTGATGAAGGAAAGGACAGACAAATCAGCAAGGGGGTCTGAACCGGAGGACAACCAG gAAACCAAAGCTGAAAGACACGGGTCAAGGACAACATCAACTAATAATGCTTCTAGTGCCACAGCTAAGTCAAGAACATGGCAACCCTCTTTAAAAAGCATCTCAGAGGCAGCCAGCTGA